The proteins below are encoded in one region of Paraburkholderia phenazinium:
- a CDS encoding TIGR04255 family protein, producing MQTAKPRLNKVNQGHPRPPQLYFHCTDRSAIKTSNLPDRIKVALHNVSFAHPFLISLRYQRTFNAGWATSMGIIYKNPSLVEVICELHWELTPVAIPPNMGVDPFLDVIRADLTPRLNAAGFVNSQELAHPQVPRQFLAWQPIVRFAPAPDTWPKIQLGPGIFTVNMAGPNYTGWPDFQPAVDSAVGALIESFPTPEKFLRLKSLQLKYLNAFTNKHDYQTYAQFASTYLGLKSVLPSAFIERIGVTAAEISTNSQTKLPISTPSDSYITVQVSEGLVNQTPGCVLQLAVEKTSKTEPKQIMPWFREANIAAREAFQSLATPRLIELMRPEEKR from the coding sequence TTGCAAACTGCAAAACCAAGGCTAAACAAGGTCAATCAAGGCCATCCAAGGCCGCCCCAACTGTATTTTCACTGTACAGACCGTTCGGCAATCAAGACCAGCAACCTGCCCGATCGCATCAAGGTAGCGCTTCACAACGTGTCTTTCGCGCACCCATTCCTGATATCCTTGCGCTATCAACGCACGTTTAACGCAGGCTGGGCCACTTCGATGGGCATCATCTATAAGAATCCGTCTCTCGTGGAAGTGATATGCGAGCTTCATTGGGAACTTACGCCCGTCGCGATTCCGCCTAACATGGGCGTGGACCCGTTCCTAGATGTGATCCGAGCCGACCTGACCCCACGCTTAAATGCGGCAGGATTCGTGAATTCGCAGGAATTGGCGCACCCGCAAGTGCCCCGGCAATTTCTGGCGTGGCAACCGATAGTGCGCTTCGCGCCAGCGCCGGATACATGGCCCAAAATCCAGCTCGGACCAGGCATCTTCACCGTTAACATGGCCGGCCCGAACTACACGGGTTGGCCGGACTTTCAGCCAGCAGTCGATTCAGCCGTCGGAGCACTGATTGAATCGTTCCCCACGCCAGAGAAATTTCTGCGACTCAAATCGTTGCAGCTTAAATATCTCAATGCATTCACTAACAAGCATGACTACCAAACTTACGCACAATTTGCGTCTACATATTTGGGATTGAAATCCGTATTGCCTAGTGCTTTTATTGAACGAATTGGTGTGACGGCGGCTGAAATTTCGACAAACTCGCAAACTAAGCTGCCTATCTCAACGCCAAGTGATTCTTATATAACAGTTCAAGTTTCAGAAGGATTGGTCAATCAAACGCCTGGATGCGTATTGCAGCTCGCAGTCGAGAAGACTTCCAAAACAGAGCCGAAGCAAATAATGCCTTGGTTCCGCGAAGCCAACATTGCTGCGCGCGAAGCATTTCAATCCCTTGCGACACCTCGCCTAATTGAGTTGATGCGCCCTGAGGAGAAGAGATGA
- a CDS encoding response regulator, whose translation MFARVSHKGTREKTNKRCGGERSLGPFLAQRGGSEKRKLTNRWPQMYSILLVDDEPQLLTVWSLILVNEGYRVTCASNGIEALECLKHDVPDLIVTDWIMPLMDGLTLSHAIRARPDLAHIPILGQSATPPPDFLQPGWDLCLKKPVAVALFLTTVSDLCTRPLTDPDGADESL comes from the coding sequence ATGTTTGCACGCGTCTCGCATAAAGGTACTCGCGAGAAGACAAACAAACGCTGTGGCGGCGAGCGCTCCTTGGGACCGTTTCTTGCGCAACGTGGCGGCAGCGAAAAACGAAAACTGACCAATCGGTGGCCACAGATGTACTCTATCTTGCTCGTGGATGATGAGCCGCAGCTTCTCACCGTCTGGTCACTGATCCTTGTCAACGAAGGATACAGGGTGACTTGCGCGAGCAATGGCATCGAGGCGCTCGAATGCCTCAAACACGACGTGCCCGACCTCATTGTCACCGACTGGATAATGCCATTGATGGACGGGCTGACCCTAAGCCACGCGATTCGGGCTCGACCCGATCTCGCACATATCCCGATTCTCGGACAGTCAGCCACGCCACCACCGGATTTTCTCCAGCCCGGCTGGGATCTCTGCTTAAAGAAGCCAGTGGCCGTGGCGCTCTTTCTTACAACCGTTAGCGACTTGTGCACGCGCCCTCTAACGGATCCCGACGGTGCAGACGAAAGCCTGTAA
- a CDS encoding BrnA antitoxin family protein, producing MPGPTQGWERSISFKVAVTVRYDAGIIDRFRASGDGWQTRMNDGLCDWLKTHRV from the coding sequence TTGCCTGGACCGACTCAGGGATGGGAAAGGTCGATCAGCTTCAAGGTCGCGGTAACGGTTCGATACGACGCTGGGATTATCGATCGCTTCCGAGCAAGCGGGGACGGCTGGCAAACGCGGATGAATGACGGGCTGTGCGACTGGCTCAAGACGCACCGCGTATGA
- a CDS encoding ATPase domain-containing protein, which produces MTTHTSPASRHSNVETGVPGLDTILGGGLVGGALYLIEGMAGAGKTILSSQIGFHRVLQGEKVLYMTLIAESHDKLLGHLSALSFFDEKAVAEKMFFVSGYHALMQGGLDGFLKQVALSLHQYRPGLLIVDGFRSAREFSETDLSLSKFIHELNALVAAMNCTTLLLAPLSGNEPHPEHTLVDGLIELNRYSDGMRRTREIEVHKMRARDHMLGKHFFRITDSGHVMFPRLEARCAEQPGPADLKARLGSGIPRLDELLGGGFIKGSTTTLMGASGIGKTLLGLQFLSAGAQRGEKSVYLGFYESPQRLIGKAESVSIPLQAACDDGRLTVQWQPAIELAIDELAATALATVKQTGATRLVLDGIDGFRDSAMRTGRFGLFLNALTHQLRAAGVTTLLTEEVPFNSDPSVMRGMRLSAMTENLILLRYAETDTGLHRMISVVKQRESAHDSSLRELVITEKGLDVVDAFPGAASLLGGRGAAAGIVGRLDS; this is translated from the coding sequence ATGACAACTCACACATCTCCAGCGTCGCGCCATTCGAACGTCGAAACGGGTGTACCGGGCCTCGATACCATTCTCGGCGGAGGTCTGGTCGGCGGCGCTTTGTACCTGATAGAAGGCATGGCTGGCGCGGGCAAGACAATTCTGTCGAGCCAGATCGGCTTCCATCGTGTCCTCCAGGGCGAGAAGGTGCTGTATATGACCTTGATCGCTGAATCGCACGACAAACTCCTCGGGCATTTGAGCGCACTCAGCTTCTTTGACGAGAAAGCGGTCGCGGAGAAAATGTTTTTCGTCTCGGGCTATCACGCGCTTATGCAGGGCGGACTTGATGGCTTCCTCAAGCAGGTTGCCTTGAGCCTCCACCAGTACCGCCCGGGTCTGCTCATCGTCGATGGCTTTCGCAGCGCACGCGAGTTCAGTGAAACGGACCTCTCGCTGTCCAAGTTCATCCATGAGTTGAACGCGCTGGTTGCTGCCATGAACTGTACGACGTTGCTGCTGGCTCCTTTGTCGGGTAATGAGCCGCATCCCGAACATACGCTCGTCGACGGCCTGATTGAGCTCAACCGTTACAGCGATGGCATGCGCCGCACACGCGAAATTGAAGTCCACAAGATGCGTGCTCGCGATCACATGCTCGGCAAGCATTTTTTTCGTATAACGGACAGCGGCCATGTCATGTTTCCACGGCTGGAAGCACGATGTGCGGAGCAGCCTGGACCGGCCGATCTCAAGGCGCGCCTCGGATCGGGTATTCCACGTCTTGATGAGTTGCTCGGCGGAGGGTTTATAAAGGGCTCCACGACCACGCTGATGGGCGCATCAGGAATCGGCAAGACGCTGCTTGGGCTGCAGTTTCTATCGGCCGGTGCGCAACGCGGCGAAAAGTCCGTCTATCTTGGCTTTTACGAGTCGCCGCAACGGCTCATCGGCAAGGCTGAATCCGTTTCAATTCCGTTGCAGGCGGCGTGCGACGACGGGCGGCTGACCGTCCAGTGGCAACCGGCCATTGAACTGGCAATAGACGAACTGGCAGCTACCGCTCTCGCTACGGTAAAGCAGACCGGCGCGACGCGCCTTGTGCTTGACGGTATCGACGGGTTTCGTGATTCAGCAATGCGCACTGGCCGGTTTGGTCTGTTCCTCAACGCATTGACTCATCAGTTACGCGCCGCAGGGGTGACAACGCTTCTCACAGAAGAAGTGCCGTTCAATTCCGATCCCTCCGTTATGCGCGGGATGCGTCTCTCGGCCATGACTGAAAATCTCATTTTGCTGCGCTATGCGGAAACCGACACTGGTCTGCATCGAATGATCTCCGTGGTCAAACAGCGCGAAAGCGCGCACGATTCTTCGCTTCGGGAGCTCGTCATTACCGAGAAAGGACTCGATGTTGTCGACGCTTTTCCGGGTGCGGCGAGTTTGCTCGGTGGCCGCGGGGCCGCCGCAGGGATTGTTGGCCGGCTCGACAGTTGA
- a CDS encoding response regulator: MKTIMVVDDEFDLLTIWSLLLEQVGYAVMTAPDGAVALELIRKARPDLILSDCMMPVMSGPELCAALFADPDLRSIPIILCSAAVDIPRQPNPVIAYCRKPLSLDMLLPIIEKMLP; encoded by the coding sequence ATGAAAACGATCATGGTCGTGGATGATGAGTTCGATCTTCTGACTATCTGGAGCCTGCTGCTCGAACAGGTCGGCTATGCCGTCATGACAGCGCCCGACGGTGCGGTCGCGCTTGAGCTGATCCGCAAGGCCCGGCCGGACCTCATTCTCAGTGACTGCATGATGCCAGTCATGTCCGGCCCAGAGCTATGCGCTGCCCTCTTCGCAGATCCGGACCTGCGGTCAATCCCGATAATCCTTTGCAGCGCAGCCGTTGACATACCGCGACAGCCCAATCCCGTGATCGCCTATTGCCGCAAGCCTCTCTCACTCGACATGCTGCTTCCAATCATCGAGAAAATGCTGCCTTGA